DNA sequence from the Bacillus mesophilus genome:
CCCAATCTGGAAGAAAGAGCATTGGGAAGATGGCGAAAAGTGGATTGGAAATCAACTTGAGACAAAAGAGTATCCAAAAGGGCATCCAGAGGAGGAAGACTTAACGTGATTCAAGTATTGCTTTTTGCTAACCTTAAAGATCAGGCTGGCTCAGAAAAAATAACAATAGATGAACAACAAGTAACCGTAAAGGAACTTCTAGAAATTCTAAAGGAGAAGTACTCATTAACTAATCTAGGGCAAGTGATGGTAGCTATTAATGAAGAATATTCGTTTGATGACGATATTGTGAAATCAGGAGATGTTGTGGCTTTAATTCCACCTGTAAGTGGTGGGTAATCTTAAAAAAAATGACCAAAGGGATTATTAAGTTCCTTTGGTTTTTTGTACTGAAAATTAACTGTTTTTCTTTTTTCTTCGCAATAAACAAAGGGTTATAGTGATTTAAAAAGGATATTAGTCTTAAGGAAAGAATACCTTAGATTAAGAGAACTTCTATGTGCGAGCACCATGACTAATTTTTCTTATTAATGATATGGGGGATATCATGAAGGCTGTGATGGTAACTGAATTTGGTGGCGCAGAAGGATTAAAATTTATGGACGTAGAATTACCGAAAAAATAAAGCCTAATGAAGTATTAATTCTATGGCTGGTAAAGTAACTCAACAATGGATTGAAATCCGTCAAAGTATTGGAAAGGTACTTCTGAGGGTAAGAAACTGAAAATTAGTGAGGTAGTAGTATGAATATCACACATACAAAGAACTTTGAATTAATAGCCAGCCTAAACAAATCTGTTCACACACTACATTATCAATTATATCCAACTAAATTTAAACCCTATGATTATCAGTCAATAAAAGAATTTTTTGAGAGTATTATAGACAATCCTAATTTTGTATTCCTCCTAATTGAGGAAAAGAGTTACCCCTTGGGATATGCGTGGATTGAGTTCAGATCCTACCCAGAAACGGCTTTTACAAAGTCAATAGATGTCATCTATGTTCATCAAATCTCGATAAACTCTATCTCGAGAAATAAAGGGTTTGGCTCTCTACTAATGCTTGAGATTGAAAAAATTGCTAAACAGTATAGTGTATCTAGCATAGAATTAGATTATTGGGCGGCAAATCAAAAAGTAAGAGATTTTTACAAAAAGAATGGATATCAGATTAATAGAGAGTATGTATATAAAAATCTATAAATACAGACGTAAGAACTGCTTAATGCTGGTTCTTTTGTATTGTTTTAAAAAGGTGGCGAAATGATGGAGCCTATTTCTATAAGAAAACTTGAAATTGAAGAAAATCCTCCACTATCATTATTGTTATTAGCAGATCCATCCAGAGAAATGGTTGAGGATTATACAAGAAGGGGAGTTACATATATTGCAGAAATACTTGGTAATGTAATAGGAGTATACGTAATTGTACCTCTTGAACACGACACAATAGAACTAAAGAATGTCGCAATCGATGAGAGATTGCAAGGACAAGGGCTAGGTAAGTTATTGGTTCACCATTCAATAGAGGAGGCTAGAGGATTAGGATACCAGAAAATAGAGGTAGGAACAGGAAACTCTAGTATCAGTCAATTAGCATTATATCAGAAATGTGGATTTAGGATAGATTCTATTGAAAAAGACTTTTTCATTAAACATTACAAAGAAGTAATAGTTGAAAACGGAATTCAATGCAGAGATATGGTTAGGCTGTCACAGTGCTTAACATAAGAAACCCCCACTTCTTAAAGAGGGGGTTATTCATACATTAAATTATTCTAATATAGATAATAATGCCCGATTTCGATCTTCTTGTTCAGCTTCACTTGAAAGGTCATATTTCTTAAGTAAGTGGAAAATCTCATTTAATACAGATTGACTTGGAGAGTTTAAAGACAGAAAACTTCCTAGTCGATCGTATAAATGACTAGGTAAGAATGGCTTCTGCTCATTTAGTTTTGTTATAACATCGTCGATGGAATGGTCAATTTTACAATTACTCATAATCAGGCTAGCCCCCTATATGTGACATTTCTACTTTACTTCGATCACGTTTTACATGACCGCGTTCCTCTGAATAGCGATCGTTCCTTCCGTTCCATAACTGTTGAAGATGGGTAGAAAGTTCTTCATCTGAAAGTGATGTTCGGAGTGGAGTTCTAATATCATGACCATTAGCTGCAAATAAGCAAGTATAAAGTTTACCCTCTGCCGATAATCTAGCACGATTGCAAGAAGAACAAAAAGCATCTGATACGGAAGAAATAACTCCGACCTCATCATTTGAACCTACATAGCGAAAACGACTAGCTACTTCCCCAAGATAATTAGGGGCAATTGGTTCGAGTGGCATAACCGTGTTAATCTCTTCGATAATCTGTTTTTTTGTGTAAACATCATCAAGCTTCCATTTGTTCGTATTTCCTACATCCATGAACTCTATGAAACGAAGAATATGTCCTTTTTCCCTGAAAAACCTGGCCATTGGAATGATCTCATCTTCATTCATTCCTTTTTTTACGACCATGTTTATCTTTACTTGAATGCCTGCTGCGGCCGCGGCATCAATACCATCCAAAACAGTCTGAACCGTTACCCCTCGGCCATTTATCTTACCAAACACTTCATCCTTAAGTGAATCTAAACTAATTGAAACTCGCTTAAGACCTGCCTCCTTTAAGGCTTCTGCATATTTTGGTAGAAGGGAGCCATTTGTTGTCATAGCAATGTCTTCTACACCATCAATTTGATTTATCTTTGAAATAAGCAGATGTAGGTCTTTTCTCATCAAAGGCTCTCCACCTGTAATTCTAATCTTTTGTACACCTAATGTTTCAACGAAAATTCTAGTTAATCGCTCTAACTCTTCAAATGATAAAAGCTGATCTCTCCTTAGAAACTCGAAATCTGGGCCGAAAATTTCTGCGGGCATACAATAAGTACAGCGGAAATTACACTTGTCAGTTACGGAAATACGTAAGTCTCTTAGAGGACGATTAAGTTGATCAAGTACTTTTTGATTATTCAATTAATATTACTCCTCCTTTTTTTCTTGTAAGATTCGATCAGGATGAGAATATACGTTAAAAGAGCTGCCACGAATAAACCCTACAGCTGTAATGTTTAAATCGTTCGCTAGTTTTATAGCTAAATCAGTAGGTGCAGATTTAGATAAAACAATACCAACACCAATTTTGGCGGCTTTGAGAAGAACTTCGGAAGAAATTCTACCGCTAAAAACAATGACTTTATCACGAACAGGTAAGCGATTTAACAAACTATATCCATATAATTTATCTAAAGCATTATGCCGTCCTATATCGGTTCTTCCAACAATGATTTCCTCCGATGAGCACAAGGCGGCATTATGAACTCCACCGGTTTGCTGAAAAACAATACTATTATGTTGCATGTCATTCATAAGTTTAATGCATTGTTCAGGCGTAAGTGTAGTTGTTGATGTAGAAGTTTTGGCGGTGGTCGCATCATTATGAAAGTAAAACTGCCTGCTTTTACCGCAACAAGACCCTATAAAACGCTTAGAATAATATTCCTGACTCGTAGTGATCTCAGCATGTAATTCAACATAAGCATAGCCTCTGTCTTCATTAATGCTAAGTGATTTTATATCATCCCTAAAACGAATAACACCTTCAGATGCTAAAAAACCAATTACCATTTCATCAAAATGTGTAGGCGTACATACCATTGTAGCAAATTCCATATTATTTACAAAAATAGTTAATGGAAATTCTAAGACGATATCATCTTCATGTTCATGAAGAGTACCATTTGAATATTTTACAATTTTTTGTATATTACTCATTTTTTGAGTCATTATGATCACCCAGTTAATTTAGATTAATAAAAATATAAACATAGAAAACTAAAAGAAACAAGTAATAAGCGTTATGTAAGTATTTAACATTAAAATTAGTTTAAAAAAGTATTGCTAGTACGATTTTATGGTGGTACTATGTGTTTACAAAGTTCATAATTTTGTAACATGTTGATTCAGAGATAGCGATCCTGTCTTCTAATTAATTTGTTACTTGTTGTAACGATAACTGTTGGTCCGATAGTAGCGTAACCTGCTAGAAACTAACCGTCATTCTTTCTTAACTAGCATTCAAAGAGTGCAATTTAAGAGCGATTGACGGTTTTCTTTTGTTCTTTGAAATATAGAGGGGGAAATTTTTGTGAAAAAGACAAAAAATCGTTGGCTTATTGCCTTATCAGCTATTTTTATTCATTTATCTATAGGTTCAGCTTATGCATATAGTGTTTATAAAAACCCTATTAGCGAACAATTAGGCTGGAGTGGTACTCAAGTATCGCTTGCATTTACTCTTGCTATTGTATTTTTAGGTTTAGCTGCAGCAATTGGTGGGAAGTACGTAGAGAAATACGGTCCAAGAAAATCTGCAACAGTTTCTGCTATTTTATTTAGTTTAGGACATATTGGTTCAGGATTTGCAATTTCGATTGAATCGTTACCGTTATTTTTATTTATGTACGGTGTAGTTGGAGGAATTGGTCTTGGTATAGGTTATATCTCACCAGT
Encoded proteins:
- the moaD gene encoding molybdopterin converting factor subunit 1; amino-acid sequence: MIQVLLFANLKDQAGSEKITIDEQQVTVKELLEILKEKYSLTNLGQVMVAINEEYSFDDDIVKSGDVVALIPPVSGG
- a CDS encoding GNAT family N-acetyltransferase: MNITHTKNFELIASLNKSVHTLHYQLYPTKFKPYDYQSIKEFFESIIDNPNFVFLLIEEKSYPLGYAWIEFRSYPETAFTKSIDVIYVHQISINSISRNKGFGSLLMLEIEKIAKQYSVSSIELDYWAANQKVRDFYKKNGYQINREYVYKNL
- a CDS encoding GNAT family N-acetyltransferase, with product MSIRKLEIEENPPLSLLLLADPSREMVEDYTRRGVTYIAEILGNVIGVYVIVPLEHDTIELKNVAIDERLQGQGLGKLLVHHSIEEARGLGYQKIEVGTGNSSISQLALYQKCGFRIDSIEKDFFIKHYKEVIVENGIQCRDMVRLSQCLT
- a CDS encoding group-specific protein; translation: MSNCKIDHSIDDVITKLNEQKPFLPSHLYDRLGSFLSLNSPSQSVLNEIFHLLKKYDLSSEAEQEDRNRALLSILE
- the moaA gene encoding GTP 3',8-cyclase MoaA, translated to MNNQKVLDQLNRPLRDLRISVTDKCNFRCTYCMPAEIFGPDFEFLRRDQLLSFEELERLTRIFVETLGVQKIRITGGEPLMRKDLHLLISKINQIDGVEDIAMTTNGSLLPKYAEALKEAGLKRVSISLDSLKDEVFGKINGRGVTVQTVLDGIDAAAAAGIQVKINMVVKKGMNEDEIIPMARFFREKGHILRFIEFMDVGNTNKWKLDDVYTKKQIIEEINTVMPLEPIAPNYLGEVASRFRYVGSNDEVGVISSVSDAFCSSCNRARLSAEGKLYTCLFAANGHDIRTPLRTSLSDEELSTHLQQLWNGRNDRYSEERGHVKRDRSKVEMSHIGG
- the fdhD gene encoding formate dehydrogenase accessory sulfurtransferase FdhD, whose product is MTQKMSNIQKIVKYSNGTLHEHEDDIVLEFPLTIFVNNMEFATMVCTPTHFDEMVIGFLASEGVIRFRDDIKSLSINEDRGYAYVELHAEITTSQEYYSKRFIGSCCGKSRQFYFHNDATTAKTSTSTTTLTPEQCIKLMNDMQHNSIVFQQTGGVHNAALCSSEEIIVGRTDIGRHNALDKLYGYSLLNRLPVRDKVIVFSGRISSEVLLKAAKIGVGIVLSKSAPTDLAIKLANDLNITAVGFIRGSSFNVYSHPDRILQEKKEE